A single Caldanaerobius fijiensis DSM 17918 DNA region contains:
- the serA gene encoding phosphoglycerate dehydrogenase has translation MDREYRIIVTERIDEAGIQYLKEHAEVDIKYDVPYEELLKIIDEYDAIIVRSVTNVSEELMKAGKKLKVVGRAGNGTDNIDLDAATRLGIIVVNTPEGNIIAAAELTIAHILAISRNLPQANYAAKQKDFRRNRFNGVELYGKTVGIIGLGRIGSLVATRLKAFGMRVIAYDPYISDERFTKFGAEKVENLDDLLRQSDFITIHTPRTPETMGMIGKEELKKVKKGVRIVNCARGGLIDEEALYEALKEGIVAAAALDVFVKEPSYEKERDEDFDNPLLNLDNVIVTPHLGASTVEAQYNVGYSVAKAVIAALNGEITPNVVNMPQLDKEELFAMKPFLNLGEKIGNIYYQVEREPVKKIEINLSGDVAQCRSQFISMSVLKGLLDPVLNERVNFVNAEYVAKSRGIDVVVSSSNEVSDYTNLVKVRFENAKRSLEFAGTVFGKNELRIVNFMGYEVEFAPSEYMLVVKNVDKPGVIGQIGTLLGVSKVNISMMRVSPSKDGKALMVLGIDRGLSRETLSMIKNIEGVENAIMMNL, from the coding sequence GTGGATAGAGAATATAGGATAATTGTGACTGAGAGGATAGACGAGGCAGGTATTCAGTACCTAAAAGAACATGCGGAAGTGGATATAAAGTACGATGTGCCTTATGAAGAATTGTTAAAGATCATAGATGAGTATGATGCTATTATTGTCAGAAGCGTAACAAATGTTTCGGAAGAACTGATGAAGGCCGGGAAAAAGTTAAAAGTAGTAGGTAGAGCTGGAAATGGGACTGATAATATAGATCTGGATGCTGCAACACGGCTGGGAATAATTGTAGTCAACACGCCTGAAGGAAATATTATAGCAGCAGCAGAGCTCACTATTGCACATATACTCGCGATATCCAGGAATTTACCTCAAGCTAATTATGCAGCCAAACAAAAGGATTTTAGAAGAAATAGATTTAACGGAGTAGAGCTTTATGGCAAAACCGTAGGTATCATCGGCCTTGGCAGGATAGGTTCACTGGTGGCTACAAGGTTAAAGGCATTTGGTATGCGTGTCATAGCCTATGACCCTTATATTTCTGATGAGAGATTTACTAAATTTGGGGCAGAAAAGGTAGAAAATCTAGATGACCTGCTTAGGCAATCAGATTTTATTACTATTCATACGCCGAGAACTCCTGAAACTATGGGAATGATAGGAAAGGAAGAACTTAAAAAGGTAAAAAAAGGCGTTAGAATTGTTAACTGCGCCAGGGGTGGACTCATAGACGAAGAAGCTCTTTATGAGGCGTTAAAAGAGGGAATTGTTGCAGCCGCCGCATTGGATGTTTTTGTAAAGGAACCGTCTTACGAGAAGGAACGGGATGAAGATTTTGATAATCCACTGTTGAATTTAGACAATGTAATTGTAACACCTCATTTAGGTGCATCTACTGTAGAGGCACAGTACAACGTAGGTTATTCGGTAGCAAAAGCGGTTATTGCGGCTCTAAACGGTGAAATTACACCTAATGTTGTGAACATGCCTCAGCTGGATAAAGAAGAACTTTTTGCAATGAAGCCATTTTTAAACCTTGGAGAAAAGATAGGGAATATCTATTATCAGGTGGAGAGAGAACCGGTAAAGAAGATCGAAATAAACTTAAGCGGGGATGTAGCGCAGTGCCGTTCGCAGTTTATATCTATGTCGGTGTTAAAAGGGTTGCTGGATCCTGTTTTAAATGAGCGGGTAAATTTTGTCAATGCTGAATATGTTGCAAAGTCCAGGGGCATTGATGTGGTTGTAAGCAGCAGCAATGAAGTGAGCGATTATACGAATCTGGTCAAAGTGCGCTTTGAAAATGCTAAACGCTCATTGGAGTTTGCAGGTACAGTGTTTGGTAAAAATGAACTGCGTATAGTAAACTTCATGGGTTATGAGGTAGAGTTTGCACCATCGGAGTATATGCTGGTGGTTAAAAATGTGGACAAACCCGGTGTCATAGGTCAGATTGGTACACTTTTAGGCGTTTCAAAAGTCAATATTTCCATGATGAGGGTTAGCCCATCAAAAGATGGGAAGGCCTTAATGGTGCTTGGCATAGATAGGGGATTATCCAGGGAAACCTTGTCTATGATAAAAAACATAGAGGGCGTAGAAAATGCCATTATGATGAATTTGTGA